A window of Natrinema versiforme contains these coding sequences:
- a CDS encoding helix-turn-helix domain-containing protein, whose product MSRSRTQHTDADSAAILAALGNKYSAEILCAAGTPKSAQALSEDIEIPIATCYRRIEELVNAGLLTCEGRQLSDEGRRTNIYRRTLDEIEIDFSDETPAFSRKRRTEAKNRLQDQLTD is encoded by the coding sequence ATGTCTCGGAGTCGAACACAACATACCGACGCGGATTCGGCCGCGATCCTCGCCGCGCTGGGTAACAAATACAGTGCGGAAATCCTCTGTGCGGCCGGAACGCCGAAATCTGCGCAGGCGTTGAGCGAAGACATCGAGATCCCGATCGCGACCTGCTATCGCCGGATCGAAGAACTCGTCAACGCCGGACTGCTGACCTGTGAGGGGCGACAGCTCTCCGACGAAGGGCGACGGACGAACATTTACCGACGCACACTCGACGAGATCGAAATCGATTTCTCCGACGAGACGCCCGCGTTCTCGCGGAAGCGTCGCACGGAAGCCAAGAACAGACTGCAAGACCAGCTCACGGACTGA
- a CDS encoding phosphate uptake regulator PhoU translates to METRKVQRLGPSTLAMTLPAEWASEHDVEKGDEVSLRTSGKGTLTVMPESASSEETEAIIHTDDLDANAVERAIVAQYVLGRRIIRIEREDGALESDHINAVYQAETQLMGLGVIEETPESISIRCSVDPEDFTLDNLLERLERTGQTMRGEGIKALAHGNPDLAQRALNRERQANKIFVLLLRLIFTAYQNPNLARAVGLNTGFPLIGYRSIAKNLELTADNGEDIAEIVIETQGHTLNVDSSVMRQIRELNDLVDEITSRAVEAAVERDYDKSNEVRELFHEIDDLEQEILSGLPEMDNEDLLRIREVLVSLQQTAQYAMRNAEIAANLALNEESEHTTIK, encoded by the coding sequence ATGGAAACGCGGAAAGTGCAACGACTCGGCCCGTCGACGCTGGCGATGACACTCCCCGCGGAGTGGGCGTCCGAACACGACGTGGAGAAAGGCGACGAGGTGTCCCTGCGGACCAGCGGCAAGGGGACCCTGACCGTGATGCCCGAGTCCGCGAGTTCGGAGGAAACGGAAGCGATCATTCACACCGACGACCTCGACGCCAACGCCGTCGAGCGCGCGATCGTCGCCCAGTACGTCCTCGGCCGGCGGATCATCCGCATCGAGCGCGAAGACGGTGCCCTCGAGTCAGACCACATCAACGCGGTCTATCAGGCCGAAACCCAGCTGATGGGGCTAGGCGTCATCGAGGAGACCCCCGAGAGCATCTCGATCCGCTGTTCGGTCGACCCCGAGGACTTCACACTCGACAACCTCCTCGAGCGCCTCGAGCGAACCGGCCAGACGATGCGCGGCGAGGGGATCAAGGCCCTGGCCCACGGCAACCCCGACCTGGCCCAGCGCGCGCTCAACCGGGAGCGCCAGGCGAACAAGATCTTCGTCCTCCTGCTTCGCCTGATCTTTACGGCCTACCAGAACCCCAACCTCGCGCGAGCGGTCGGCTTGAACACCGGCTTTCCGCTCATCGGCTACCGCTCGATCGCGAAGAACCTCGAGCTGACCGCCGACAACGGCGAGGACATCGCCGAAATCGTCATCGAGACCCAGGGGCACACGCTGAACGTCGACAGTTCGGTGATGCGCCAGATCCGAGAGCTGAACGACCTCGTCGATGAGATCACCTCCCGAGCCGTCGAGGCGGCCGTCGAGCGCGATTACGACAAGTCCAACGAGGTCCGCGAACTGTTCCACGAGATCGACGACCTCGAGCAGGAAATCCTCTCGGGGCTGCCCGAGATGGACAACGAGGACCTGCTGCGGATCCGCGAAGTGCTCGTCAGTCTGCAGCAGACCGCCCAGTACGCGATGCGAAACGCCGAAATAGCGGCGAACCTCGCGCTGAACGAGGAGTCCGAGCACACGACCATCAAGTGA
- a CDS encoding carbon-nitrogen family hydrolase produces the protein MTVDTNAEAAGAATGESLTLALAQIRVEAGEVEANVDRALEAVARAAARGADLVALPELFNVGYFAFDLYARNAEPFAGETFTRLREAAADHGIAVLAGSIVEDLGATETVETPADDGLANTAALFDADGDLRLVYRKHHLFGYESAESELLVPGERLETASIGGLTVGVTTCYDLRFPELYRRLVDDGVELVLVPSAWPYPRIEHWTTLSRARAIENQAYVATVNGAGEFDDATLLGRSSVYDPWGVSLASSGDEPALVTTEIDPGTVADVREEFPALRDRRL, from the coding sequence ATGACCGTCGATACGAACGCCGAGGCCGCCGGCGCCGCCACCGGCGAGTCGCTCACACTCGCGCTCGCACAGATTCGGGTGGAGGCCGGCGAGGTCGAGGCGAACGTCGACCGAGCGCTCGAGGCGGTGGCGCGGGCCGCGGCTCGCGGGGCCGATCTGGTCGCGCTGCCGGAACTGTTCAACGTGGGCTACTTCGCGTTCGATCTCTACGCGCGCAACGCGGAGCCGTTCGCGGGCGAGACGTTCACCAGACTCCGGGAGGCGGCCGCCGACCACGGGATCGCCGTCCTTGCTGGTAGCATCGTCGAGGATCTGGGGGCGACCGAAACCGTCGAGACGCCGGCCGACGACGGGTTGGCAAACACCGCCGCGCTGTTCGACGCCGACGGCGACCTCCGACTCGTCTACCGGAAACACCACCTGTTCGGCTACGAGTCAGCGGAGTCGGAGCTGCTGGTCCCCGGCGAGCGACTCGAGACGGCGTCGATCGGCGGGCTGACCGTCGGCGTGACCACCTGTTACGACCTGCGGTTCCCGGAACTCTACCGGCGATTGGTCGACGACGGCGTCGAGTTGGTACTCGTTCCGAGCGCGTGGCCCTATCCACGTATCGAACACTGGACGACGCTCTCGCGGGCCCGCGCCATCGAGAATCAGGCCTACGTCGCGACGGTAAACGGGGCCGGCGAGTTCGACGACGCCACCCTGTTGGGCCGCTCGAGCGTCTACGACCCGTGGGGCGTCTCGCTGGCCTCGAGCGGGGACGAGCCGGCGCTGGTCACGACCGAAATCGATCCCGGAACGGTCGCCGATGTCCGCGAGGAGTTTCCGGCGCTGCGGGACCGGCGACTGTGA
- a CDS encoding aldehyde dehydrogenase family protein, producing the protein MSQQLTEQVHGHYIGGEWTKGDEDTFESENPATGETLATFQRGTEADVDAALEAAEDAFEEWRALSYIDRAEYLWDIYHELRERHEELGEIVSKECGKEISEGKADVTEAWHMVEWAAGNARHPHGDVVPSEVAGKDSFMRRKPRGVIGCITPWNFPVAIPFWHMAIALVEGNTVVWKPAEQTPWCGQIIAEMMDDAGIPEGVFNMVQGFGDAGAAITDDARVDTVLFTGSAEVGHEIAGKVGSEPGKLAACEMGGKNGIVVTEEADLDIAVHSAVMSSFKTTGQRCVSSERLIVHEDVYDEFKARFVDIAEDIAVGDPLEADTFMGPAIEADHVEKIRQHNDLAREEGATVLVDRFELEESEIPEGHDGGHWVGPFVYEIDYESDLRCLNEECFGPHVALIEYAGDIEDAVEIHNDTPYGLAGAIISEDYRQINYFRDRADIGLAYANLPCIGAEVQLPFGGVKKSGNGYPSAREAIEAVTERTAWTMNNAEDIEMAQGLSADIKTSED; encoded by the coding sequence ATGAGCCAGCAACTCACCGAACAGGTACACGGCCACTACATCGGCGGCGAGTGGACCAAAGGAGACGAGGACACCTTCGAGAGCGAGAATCCCGCCACCGGGGAGACGCTGGCGACCTTCCAGCGCGGGACCGAAGCCGACGTCGACGCGGCCCTCGAGGCCGCCGAGGACGCCTTCGAGGAGTGGCGCGCCCTGTCCTACATCGACCGCGCGGAGTACCTCTGGGACATCTATCACGAGCTACGGGAGCGCCACGAGGAACTGGGCGAGATCGTCTCGAAGGAGTGCGGCAAGGAGATTTCCGAGGGGAAGGCAGACGTCACCGAAGCGTGGCACATGGTCGAGTGGGCGGCGGGCAACGCGCGCCACCCCCACGGCGACGTGGTTCCCTCGGAGGTCGCGGGCAAGGACTCGTTCATGCGCCGGAAACCGCGGGGCGTCATCGGCTGTATCACGCCGTGGAACTTCCCGGTCGCGATCCCGTTCTGGCACATGGCCATCGCCTTGGTCGAGGGCAACACCGTCGTCTGGAAGCCCGCCGAGCAGACGCCGTGGTGCGGCCAGATCATCGCCGAGATGATGGACGACGCCGGGATTCCGGAGGGCGTCTTCAACATGGTGCAGGGCTTCGGCGACGCCGGCGCGGCGATCACGGACGACGCCCGCGTGGACACCGTGCTCTTTACCGGCTCCGCGGAGGTCGGCCACGAAATCGCCGGCAAGGTCGGCAGCGAACCCGGCAAACTCGCGGCCTGCGAGATGGGCGGCAAGAACGGGATCGTCGTCACCGAGGAGGCGGATCTGGACATCGCCGTCCACTCCGCCGTGATGAGCTCGTTCAAGACCACGGGTCAGCGCTGCGTCTCGAGCGAGCGCCTGATCGTCCACGAGGACGTCTACGATGAGTTCAAAGCGCGGTTCGTCGACATCGCCGAGGATATCGCGGTCGGCGACCCGCTCGAGGCGGATACGTTCATGGGGCCGGCCATCGAGGCCGACCACGTCGAGAAGATCCGACAGCACAACGACCTCGCCCGCGAGGAGGGAGCGACCGTCTTGGTCGATCGGTTCGAACTCGAGGAGAGCGAGATTCCGGAGGGGCACGACGGTGGTCACTGGGTCGGCCCGTTCGTCTACGAGATCGACTACGAGTCCGACCTGCGCTGTCTGAACGAGGAGTGTTTCGGCCCGCACGTGGCCCTGATCGAGTACGCGGGCGATATCGAGGACGCGGTCGAGATCCACAACGACACCCCCTACGGGCTCGCGGGGGCGATCATCTCGGAGGACTACCGCCAGATCAACTACTTCCGCGACCGCGCGGACATCGGGCTCGCGTACGCGAACCTGCCGTGTATCGGCGCGGAGGTCCAACTCCCCTTCGGCGGGGTGAAGAAATCGGGCAACGGCTACCCCAGCGCCCGCGAGGCCATCGAGGCCGTCACCGAGCGGACCGCGTGGACGATGAACAACGCCGAGGACATCGAGATGGCACAGGGGCTGTCGGCCGACATCAAGACATCGGAGGACTGA
- a CDS encoding ATP-NAD kinase family protein — translation MESIGVVVNPIAGMGGRVGLKGTDGNVAEARRRGAEPRAPDRAREALRSLHRRAPDITVYTAAGAMGERAARDAGYDPDVVYEPADADGSDTETAATTAADTRAAVRALLERGVDLVFFVGGDGTAVDVAEVLEAAEGETPMLGVPAGVKIYSSVFGVTPADAGRIAAEFDRVEAREVNDIDEDAYREGEVRTELKAVVPVPVAPAVQSSKQVSSGSVDSLAAGFAREVEPGRTYVFGPGSTVGAIEEELGIDPSPLGVDVWRAAERGESEVNTADSNTERGELLARDAAESDILAVVADPITIVVSPIGGQGFVFGRGNHQISPAVIRRADEISVVAAAEKLDEIDSLRVDTDDEVIDEELRGWLQVRTGRFTTRLVNVA, via the coding sequence ATGGAGTCCATCGGCGTCGTCGTCAACCCGATCGCGGGGATGGGCGGTCGGGTCGGGCTGAAGGGAACCGACGGGAACGTGGCGGAGGCACGCCGCCGCGGTGCGGAGCCGCGAGCGCCGGACCGAGCGCGGGAGGCGCTGCGATCGCTGCACCGCCGTGCGCCCGATATCACCGTCTACACGGCCGCCGGCGCGATGGGCGAACGTGCGGCGCGAGACGCGGGCTACGACCCCGATGTCGTCTACGAACCGGCCGACGCCGACGGCAGCGACACCGAAACCGCGGCGACGACGGCGGCCGATACCCGAGCGGCCGTCCGCGCGCTGCTCGAGCGCGGAGTCGACCTCGTGTTCTTCGTCGGCGGCGACGGGACGGCCGTCGACGTCGCGGAGGTGCTCGAGGCGGCCGAGGGCGAGACGCCGATGCTCGGCGTGCCGGCCGGCGTCAAGATCTACTCGTCGGTCTTCGGCGTGACGCCGGCCGACGCCGGCCGGATCGCCGCCGAGTTCGACCGGGTCGAGGCCCGCGAGGTCAACGATATCGACGAGGACGCCTACCGCGAGGGGGAGGTCCGGACGGAACTCAAGGCCGTCGTCCCGGTGCCCGTCGCTCCGGCGGTCCAGTCGAGCAAGCAGGTCTCGAGCGGCAGCGTCGACTCGCTGGCCGCGGGATTCGCCCGCGAGGTCGAGCCGGGGCGAACCTACGTCTTCGGGCCCGGAAGCACCGTCGGTGCGATCGAGGAAGAACTGGGCATCGATCCCTCACCGCTCGGCGTCGATGTCTGGCGTGCGGCCGAACGCGGTGAGTCGGAGGTGAACACGGCGGACTCGAACACGGAGCGCGGGGAACTACTCGCCCGCGACGCCGCGGAGTCGGACATTCTCGCGGTCGTCGCGGACCCGATCACGATCGTCGTCTCGCCGATCGGCGGGCAGGGATTCGTTTTCGGTCGCGGAAACCACCAGATTTCGCCCGCGGTCATCCGGCGAGCCGACGAGATTTCGGTCGTCGCCGCCGCCGAGAAACTCGACGAGATCGATTCGCTGCGCGTCGATACCGACGACGAGGTGATCGACGAGGAGCTCAGAGGCTGGCTGCAGGTCCGAACGGGTCGATTTACGACCCGTCTTGTGAACGTCGCCTAG
- a CDS encoding molybdopterin-binding protein translates to MNVAVVTVGDELLAGRTTNTNATWLCERLADRGVTVERVTTVPDRVADIARVVNEYRAEYDAVIVTGGLGPTHDDITMDGVAAALGRSVEEHKDALAWLEADGYTRDDLASGTAELPAGARALHNEPGVAPGAVLEGIYVLPGVPSEMKAMFESIAEEFTGTPTYREAVVADEPESALLDRIAELRERFDVSVGSYPGESVRIELNGTDEATVAEAAAWLRERVDSR, encoded by the coding sequence ATGAACGTCGCGGTCGTGACCGTCGGGGACGAACTGCTCGCCGGACGAACGACGAATACGAACGCCACGTGGCTCTGTGAGCGACTCGCCGATCGCGGCGTCACCGTCGAGCGCGTGACCACGGTCCCGGATCGAGTCGCCGATATCGCCCGCGTCGTCAACGAGTACCGCGCCGAGTACGACGCCGTGATCGTCACCGGCGGCCTCGGGCCGACGCACGACGACATCACCATGGACGGCGTCGCGGCCGCGCTCGGTCGGTCGGTCGAGGAACACAAGGACGCCCTCGCGTGGCTCGAGGCGGACGGCTACACTCGCGACGACCTCGCATCCGGGACGGCGGAGCTACCGGCTGGCGCGCGGGCGCTCCACAACGAGCCGGGCGTTGCCCCCGGTGCGGTGCTCGAGGGCATCTACGTACTGCCCGGCGTGCCCTCGGAGATGAAGGCGATGTTCGAGTCGATCGCCGAGGAGTTCACCGGGACGCCGACCTACCGGGAGGCGGTCGTCGCCGACGAACCGGAGAGCGCGCTGCTCGATCGGATCGCCGAACTCCGCGAGCGGTTCGACGTCTCCGTCGGGAGCTATCCGGGCGAATCGGTCCGGATCGAACTGAACGGGACCGACGAGGCGACCGTCGCGGAGGCGGCCGCGTGGCTCCGCGAGCGGGTCGACTCTCGGTGA
- the glmU gene encoding bifunctional sugar-1-phosphate nucleotidylyltransferase/acetyltransferase, whose product MKAVVLAAGQGTRMRPLSESVPKPMLPVADRPLAAHTVDAAIEAGTDEIVLVIGYEAETVRDYFGAEYRGVPVSYAVQAEQAGTADAVNAARDHLEGPFAVLNGDNLYDQAAIDRLFDACPAICAIEVERPSNYGVLSTEPGGDRVTEIVEKPDEPPTNLANAGAYAFPAEAREWLEVPASERGEHEITDVVARVIDEYDVTPVTLERWLDVGRPWELLEANEWKLAALERRIDGDVSEDATLEGRVVVEEGATVDPGVAIEGPALVREGAEIGPNAYVRGATLVGPDAEVGHSVEIKNSVLSRGTSVSHLSYVGDSVLGRNVNFGAGTNVANLRHDDADIEFTVKGDRVSTGRRKFGVVAGDEAKTGINTSLTPGLKLEGGATTHPGETVDRDR is encoded by the coding sequence ATGAAGGCAGTCGTTCTCGCGGCGGGGCAAGGAACGCGAATGCGACCGCTGTCGGAATCGGTGCCGAAGCCGATGCTCCCGGTCGCCGACCGACCGCTCGCGGCCCACACCGTCGACGCGGCGATCGAGGCCGGAACCGACGAAATCGTGCTCGTGATCGGCTACGAGGCCGAGACGGTCCGGGACTACTTCGGCGCGGAGTACCGAGGCGTCCCCGTCTCCTACGCCGTCCAAGCAGAACAGGCCGGAACCGCCGACGCGGTCAACGCCGCTCGAGACCACCTCGAGGGCCCCTTCGCCGTCCTCAACGGCGACAACCTCTACGATCAGGCTGCGATCGATCGGCTGTTCGACGCCTGTCCGGCGATCTGTGCGATCGAGGTCGAGCGGCCGAGCAACTACGGCGTCCTCAGCACCGAACCCGGCGGGGACCGCGTCACGGAAATCGTCGAAAAGCCCGACGAGCCGCCGACGAACCTCGCCAATGCGGGGGCCTACGCCTTCCCGGCCGAGGCCCGCGAATGGCTCGAGGTGCCGGCGAGCGAGCGCGGCGAGCACGAGATCACCGACGTGGTCGCCCGCGTGATCGACGAGTACGACGTCACGCCGGTCACGCTCGAGCGCTGGCTCGACGTCGGCCGGCCGTGGGAACTCCTCGAGGCAAACGAGTGGAAACTCGCCGCCCTCGAGCGCCGGATCGACGGCGACGTGAGCGAGGACGCCACGCTCGAGGGGCGGGTCGTCGTCGAGGAGGGCGCGACGGTTGACCCCGGCGTCGCGATCGAGGGCCCGGCACTCGTTCGTGAGGGTGCCGAAATCGGACCGAACGCGTACGTCCGCGGCGCGACGCTGGTCGGCCCGGACGCGGAAGTCGGGCACTCGGTCGAGATCAAAAACAGCGTCCTCTCGCGGGGCACGTCGGTCAGTCACCTCTCCTACGTCGGCGACAGCGTCCTCGGCCGGAACGTCAATTTCGGCGCGGGGACGAACGTCGCGAACCTCCGCCACGACGACGCCGATATCGAGTTCACCGTCAAGGGCGACCGCGTCTCCACCGGCCGCCGGAAGTTCGGCGTCGTCGCCGGTGACGAGGCCAAGACGGGTATCAACACGAGTCTCACGCCCGGCCTGAAACTCGAGGGCGGCGCGACCACGCATCCCGGCGAAACCGTCGATCGGGACCGATAA
- a CDS encoding SRPBCC family protein yields MTVRVDRSFDVSASPERVWEFIADPANRARAISVVEEYSVDDPDGRRVTWHVQLPIPLVRKTVTVNTEDVTRRPPEYVEFVGKSKVLEVTGTHEIVETDDGARLENSFVVDGKLPGVEKFFKRNLDSELENLQRALERDLQTTQ; encoded by the coding sequence ATGACTGTACGGGTCGACCGGTCGTTCGACGTGTCGGCATCGCCCGAGCGGGTCTGGGAGTTCATCGCCGATCCGGCGAACCGCGCCCGGGCGATCAGCGTCGTCGAAGAGTACTCGGTGGACGATCCGGACGGACGACGGGTGACCTGGCACGTGCAACTCCCCATCCCCCTCGTCCGAAAGACCGTCACCGTAAACACCGAGGACGTCACCCGAAGACCGCCCGAGTACGTCGAGTTCGTCGGGAAATCAAAGGTCCTCGAGGTCACCGGCACACATGAGATCGTCGAAACGGACGACGGTGCCCGCCTCGAGAACTCCTTCGTCGTCGACGGCAAGCTACCGGGCGTCGAGAAGTTCTTCAAGCGCAATCTCGACTCGGAACTCGAGAACCTCCAGCGCGCGCTCGAACGGGACCTCCAGACGACACAGTAA
- a CDS encoding 6-pyruvoyl tetrahydropterin synthase family protein: protein MTESAAERDDVPTDTADDGVVGTPRVLRVGHDQPIRISAGHRLQHHDGKCSRPHGHNYEIAVTVTGRLTEEGWIADKGDITDVISEWDHMFLLEAGDPLVEAFEAAGDDDGVVVLEQPPTAEVMSVLLERKLAAALPETVTDVAVRVSETSELCGGSER, encoded by the coding sequence ATGACCGAATCAGCCGCGGAGCGCGACGACGTACCCACCGACACGGCGGACGACGGGGTCGTCGGAACCCCGCGCGTCCTCCGTGTCGGGCACGATCAACCGATCAGGATCAGTGCCGGCCACCGGCTCCAACACCACGACGGCAAGTGTTCGCGACCGCACGGGCACAACTACGAGATCGCCGTCACCGTCACGGGTCGCCTGACGGAGGAGGGATGGATCGCCGATAAAGGAGATATTACCGACGTGATCTCAGAGTGGGACCACATGTTCCTGCTCGAGGCCGGCGATCCCCTCGTCGAGGCCTTCGAGGCGGCCGGGGACGACGACGGGGTCGTCGTCCTCGAGCAGCCGCCGACGGCCGAGGTGATGAGCGTGCTCCTCGAGCGAAAACTCGCGGCGGCGCTGCCCGAGACGGTGACCGACGTGGCGGTCCGGGTCAGCGAGACGAGCGAG
- a CDS encoding RIO1 family regulatory kinase/ATPase — MDIRRLARGSVEWSRIERVVRTLADRYDRDCVRVEFLEADNWLSTPCVIDDEWFVKIVSRQNALVHAVLTTGRNVGAFSAGSEGFFDRFDTPREMVEHEYAATERMREIGVNAPRPIDAFEVNGLGVLVLEYLPDFRSLDDVSDDIVAGRAPELFAMLATVHEHGLAHGDLRAENILLCDGEFYFIDATSVNDDRVDETTAYDLACALAVLEPRIGPRDAVDAAATAYGPDVLLSAREFLDFVRLRPDHEFDSTTLRSELEKAADLGGQ, encoded by the coding sequence ATGGATATCCGCCGGCTCGCACGAGGATCCGTCGAGTGGAGCCGCATCGAGCGTGTCGTCCGCACGCTGGCGGATCGCTACGACCGCGACTGCGTCCGCGTCGAGTTCCTCGAGGCCGACAACTGGCTCTCGACGCCCTGCGTCATCGACGACGAGTGGTTCGTCAAGATCGTCTCCCGGCAGAACGCGCTGGTCCACGCGGTGCTGACGACCGGTCGCAACGTCGGCGCGTTCTCCGCCGGGAGCGAGGGGTTTTTCGACCGCTTTGATACGCCCCGCGAGATGGTCGAACACGAGTACGCGGCGACCGAGCGGATGCGCGAGATCGGCGTCAACGCGCCCCGACCGATCGACGCTTTCGAAGTCAACGGCCTCGGCGTGCTCGTCCTCGAGTACCTCCCCGACTTCCGGTCGCTCGACGATGTCTCGGACGACATCGTCGCGGGACGAGCGCCCGAACTGTTCGCGATGCTCGCGACCGTCCACGAGCACGGGCTCGCCCACGGCGACCTGCGGGCCGAGAACATCCTTCTCTGTGACGGCGAGTTCTACTTCATCGACGCCACCAGCGTCAACGACGACCGCGTCGACGAGACCACGGCCTACGATCTGGCCTGTGCGCTGGCGGTCCTCGAGCCCCGAATCGGTCCACGGGACGCCGTCGACGCGGCTGCGACGGCCTACGGCCCCGACGTATTGCTCTCCGCGCGGGAGTTCCTCGACTTCGTTCGGCTCCGACCCGATCACGAGTTCGACTCGACGACCCTGCGGAGCGAACTCGAGAAGGCGGCCGATCTGGGCGGGCAGTGA